One Vespa crabro chromosome 4, iyVesCrab1.2, whole genome shotgun sequence DNA segment encodes these proteins:
- the LOC124423894 gene encoding uncharacterized protein LOC124423894, whose protein sequence is MSETGLELVFFGFSALPLARSCRIRLEHESHSCTESLSDVCKVSRRSHGGITLEMADDEKEQRGPNVDGNQMEIKIEPTMQCYVEEEHENSFSSFEGNGAIPSTADVGALNLWTSKATTCLIGQYKKYRSMVGQSTQIRSLREMFEMISLEMQNYGFYFSPQKCENKWRVLERKYKNLVFRERLKKPGRMRHYGHWEHKRALDEIFNEKERHVYFEENDFPSPTRSVKYSRMILPKTTSEQPTSSSNSNNNQNNDPLATLISNAVPEKQVPEESDYKVTLTTLFERFLEEMGKNFALAERNKEKRHKEEMAMRQNELEVKRRLLKLKEQKIELQKCQMIAAAQHFHLNKQ, encoded by the exons ATGAGTGAAACCGGTTTGGAACTAGTTTTCTTCGGTTTTTCGGCCCTTCCCCTCGCAAGATCCTGTCGCATACGACTCGAGCACGAGTCGCATTCGTGTACGGAATCTCTCTCGGACGTGTGCAAAGTTTCACGGAGGTCACACGGAGGTATAACCTTAGAAATGGCAGACGACGAGAAAGAACAGAGAG gTCCGAACGTCGATGGAAATCAAATGGAAATCAAAATAGAGCCTACGATGCAATGTTACGTCGAGGAGGAACATGAAAATAGTTTCTCTAGTTTCGAAGGTAACGGCGCGATACCCTCTACCGCGGACGTTGGTGCTTTGAATCTATGGACTAGCAAGGCTACCACCTGTCTCATCGGtcaatataagaaatatcgatcgatggTCGGACAATCGACGCAGATCAGAAGTTTACGAGAGATGTTTGAGATGATATCTCTCGAGATGCAAAATTATGGCTTTTATTTTAGTCCTCAAAAGTGTGAGAACAAGTGGCGTGTTTTAGAGCGTAAGTACAAAAATTTAGTCTTCCGGGAACGATTGAAAAAGCCTGGAAGAATGAGACATTATGGTCATTGGGAACATAAGAGAGCCCTCGATGAAATAttcaatgagaaagagagacatgtGTATTTCGAAGAAAACGATTTTCCGTCGCCGACAAGATCAGTTAAATACTCTCGGATGATTCTACCAAAAACAACGTCGGAACAACCCACGAGCTCATCCAATTCTAATAACAATCAAAATAATGATCCGTTGGCTACGTTAATATCGAACGCAGTACCGGAAAAACAAGTACCGGAAGAATCAGACTACAAGGTTACTTTGACGACGCTATTTGAAAGGTTTTTGGAAGAAATGGGAAAGAACTTTGCGTTGGCCGAACGAAACAAGGAGAAACGACATAAGGAGGAAATGGCAATGCGCCAGAACGAGTTGgaagtaaaaagaagattgttgaaattgaaagaacaaaagataGAATTACAAAAGTGTCAAATGATCGCTGCTGCTCAACATTTTCATCTTAACAAACAGTAA
- the LOC124423890 gene encoding histone acetyltransferase KAT6A isoform X2 — protein sequence MATAGNASAGGESNGAGNNNVPQWKRDLIQRRRQQNKILSSNGGASVKLSSTESRDDIAIVCRQEQRDASSTKTTTITTTCEEEKFGGSSNETGTAIAFTDALAGNSVSGTGGGMGGLPTTMAPLVGRGLASGATILHGGNSCEIGSVARNMRLEADLSLCSDSEDVNGSGASGASIRSTDMERKMEHVGDDYETEDNVLGTRRTREIGNNVFEELSGNTISNVKTAVGVRTNEADAESDSSEELQYGPGIVNKLKSKYLNLALRETNKSRATVQRFRRAASLEDLLDREDEPTNEKNPSTVSGRKYAKRNVAGQTSKTGGDRYRNANRGNETMKRARSVETLIRYNACSSSTDDSGLPKTNANTRIASRQDPINDHIVLVDRSTVKIESRLSEIDRPKAANKPKRIKPVLAETERPPPDLVKTTMRIFEGSAKKLKPKGEVAAKVATFKTINDTFKAQNQKKVLPKPPLQPKPFVNGNARTNTTGSSSPKKIVLPQKPTAELIEKDEDFHFDGVITDPIVQSVSSVVSKFQQIEKSHSPSPSPEPTFNKLRFSPAPSPEPQNRSKVGTLEIGIKSPPLTPLLSPRISSPAAQSPSSPVKDVNIPILQSSSPIRKPSPAKEIAETGKLVQTHNRQVEKETMILSMRQRLPSPKKNETIESSIPKDLSIDELRLEPEVAEEVEDQDEEEEEEEEEEDDEEEEEEDNDENDDDDDEEEKNKDVEDGPKTISSSALDNIGKAGTTMRFRFNDESNAREKNYLPGVKQNGRKLEERATNISKASSCDIKSNESFVGILRDQEIASKLLRERLALDKDNKKKNGDNVEIEEKKADNKSPKSASLISSTTTSYSQGNESKTIRCQKSESSPPQKQIGIIRPLVSTKTQIPQQNLSNRELEKNLINRVKSIEQPTKVVVSLKSADEIQPTKKSTSTGGPGTGAGAGAGGGGGGGGGLWDAKPWNQQNNTMVFNFSNRKDVPDYIENDGLIIKRKREKPKGTLTISVRISGQYCPNLSIISLIYMEVLMSQCFVDRYMN from the exons ATGGCTACCGCCGGCAACGCGTCGGCCGGCGGCGAGTCGAACGGAgccggtaataataacgtgcCTCAATGGAAGAGGGATCTGATACAACGACGAAGACAACAAAATAAGATTCTATCGAGTAACGGAGGAGCGAGCGTTAAACTTTCATCGACGGAGAGTCGCGACGATATCGCGATAGTCTGTCGTCAGGAACAACGAGACGCATCATCGacaaaaacgacgacgataacgacaacGTGCGAGGAAGAAAAGTTCGGTGGTAGCAGTAACGAGACTGGTACTGCTATCGCCTTTACCGATGCTCTTGCCGGTAATAGTGTTAGTGGTACCGGGGGCGGCATGGGCGGCCTCCCTACTACGATGGCTCCGCTTGTCGGCAGGGGACTCGCTAGTGGCGCCACCATTCTCCACGGTGGTAATAGCTGCGAAATTGGCTCAGTGGCGCGCAACATGCGTCTCGAGGCGGATCTCTCACTTTGCTCCGATTCGGAGGATGTAAACGGTAGTGGTGCTAGTGGTGCTTCTATCAGATCCACGGACATGGAACGAAAGATGGAGCACGTTGGAGATGATTACGAGACCGAGGATAATGTCCTTGGGACGAGGAGAACGCGCGAGATCGGCAACAACGTATTCGAAGAACTTAGTGGTAACACGATAAGCAACGTAAAGACCGCCGTAGGCGTGAGAACGAACGAAGCCGACGCCGAAAGCGACAGTTCCGAGGAACTACAATACGGTCCTGGTATCGTGAATAAACTCAAAAGCAAATATCTTAATCTCGCTCTTAGGGAAACCAACAAGAGCCGAGCGACCGTTCAACGTTTCCGACGTGCTGCCAGTTTGGAAGATCTACTCGATCGAGAGGACGAGccgacgaacgaaaaaaatccGAGTACCGTTTCTGGTAGGAAGTACGCCAAGAGAAATGTCGCCGGGCAAACGAGCAAAACCGGCGGCGATAGGTATCGAAATGCTAATCGTGGTAACGAAACGATGAAGAGAGCTAGAAGCGTCGAAACTCTCATAAGGTACAATGCTTGTTCATCCTCGACCGATGATTCCGGTCTCCCAAAGACAAATGCTAACACGAGGATCGCCTCGAGACAGGATCCGATTAACGATCACATCGTTCTCGTCGACAGGAGCACCGTTAAGATAGAGAGCCGACTTAGCGAGATAGACCGGCCCAAGGCGGCAAACAAGCCGAAAAGAATCAAGCCAGTTTTGGCAGAAACCGAACGGCCTCCACCCGATCTAGTCAAGACGACAATGCGCATATTCGAAGGATCGGCGAAAAAGTTGAAGCCTAAAGGAGAGGTCGCTGCCAAGGTAGCGACCTTTAAGACGATCAACGATACTTTCAAAGcgcagaatcaaaaaaaggtACTACCTAAACCGCCGCTACAGCCTAAACCCTTTGTCAATGGTAATGCCAGGACTAATACTACCGGTTCCTCGTCACCGAAGAAGATCGTCTTACCTCAAAAACCAACGGCCGAACTTATAGAAAAGGACGAGGATTTTCATTTCGACGGTGTCATTACCGATCCTATAGTACAATCAGTTTCTTCTGTAGTGAGCAAGTTTCAGCAAATTGAAAAGTCTCATTCGCCGTCACCTTCGCCAGAGCCTACCTTTAATAAGCTCAGGTTTTCTCCAGCACCGAGTCCAGAACCTCAAAATAGATCGAAAGTTGGTACTCTCGAGATAGGTATTAAATCTCCACCTTTAACTCCATTATTGTCACCCAGGATCTCTTCTCCAGCTGCTCAGAGTCCGTCTTCGCCTGTCAAGGATGTCAATATTCCTATACTTCAGAGTTCCAGTCCAATCCGTAAACCCAGTCCTGCCAAAGAGATCGCAGAAACGGGTAAGCTCGTTCAGACGCATAATCGCcaggtagaaaaagaaacgatgatATTGTCTATGAGACAAAGGTTGCCGAGTcctaaaaaaaatgaaaccaTCGAGTCATCCATTCCGAAGGATCTTTCTATTGATGAGTTGAGACTAGAACCAGAAGTAGCAGAGGAGGTAGAAGATcaagatgaggaggaggaggaggaagaagaagaagaagatgatgaagaagaagaagaagaagataatgatgaaaatgatgatgatgatgatgaggaagagaagaacaaAGATGTGGAGGATGGGCCGAAAACAATTTCTTCCTCGGCTTTAGACAATATTGGTAAAGCTGGTACGACAATGCGTTTTAGGTTCAACGATGAGTCCAATGccagagaaaagaattatttgcCAGGTGTGAAACAAAATGGACGTAAGCTCGAGGAAAGGGCTACGAATATATCAAAGGCTAGTAGCTGTGATATAAAGAGTAATGAATCCTTTGTTGGAATTCTTCGAGATCAGGAAATAGCTTCGAAACTTCTTCGTGAGAGATTGGCTCTAGATAAAgataacaagaagaagaacgggGACAATGTTGAgatcgaagagaagaaggCTGACAACAAATCTCCAAAGTCTGCTAGCTTAATCAGTTCTACCACAACGTCCTATTCTCAGGGTAACGAATCTAAAACGATAAGATGTCAGAAAAGTGAATCGTCTCCGCCTCAAAAACAAATTGGTATTATAAGACCACTTGTGTCCACCAAAACCCAAATTCCTCAACAGAATCTAAGCAATCGAGAGTTAGAGAAGAATCTTATAAATCGCGTTAAAAGTATAGAACAACCTACAAAGGTTGTGGTTAGTTTGAAGAGTGCCGATGAGATACAGCCAACTAAGAAGTCGACTTCCACTGGTGGTCCTGGTActggtgctggtgctggtgctggtggtggtggtggtggtggtggtggtcttTGGGATGCCAAACCTTGGAATCAACAGAACAACACAATGGTATTCAATTTTAGCAACAGGAAGGACGTTCCTGATTACATAGAGAACGATGGCCTTATTATCAAAAGGAAACGCGAAAAGCCAAAG GGAACACTCACTATATCCGTACGAATATCTGGACAGTACTGTCCAAATCTTTCAATTATAAGCCTCATTTACATGGAAGTTTTGATGTCGCAATGTTTCGTCGATCgttatatgaattaa